The following nucleotide sequence is from Catonella massiliensis.
GATAACTCTTAGGATTTCTTCACAGAATTCCTTATGTTCAGCCATCTTTCGAAACATAAGATCATCAATCGGGTTTAGTCCCCTTAAATACTCGTCTCGTTCTTTCTTTGTAGGCATATAGTCCTTTCTTTTCCTGGTTTGCTATAATGCCTCTATGGCTATTATAGCAGAAGAAGTTAAAATGTTAAATAGATTTTCCTGCTAAGTAGATTTTGATACTTAGCTAAAGAAGTAGGATGTGGTTACAATAATTAGAATTTCTTGATATCAGATATTGGTTTACATAGTATTTTAGCAAGAATTATCAGAAGCAGACTGTAGCAATCTAAGATAAATTAGCATCGAATACAGATAATAAACAAATAATACAATAAAAAGAATGATGCTTTAGGTGATTATTGCAACTCGCACCGACAATCATGATTATAAAGTAAAAAATAAAATTTGGCAACGGTAAAGTGCACAAAAATTAGAGAAAAAAGTATACAAAATAACCAAAGACTAAGCAAGTGTTTCAGGAGAATCGAAGTGGATGCCAGAGCTAGTCTGAAATTACCGCTAGAGCTATTGCAAGTGAGATAATGCTTAGTAGAGCACATGTAGAAATGGCTCTACTATCCGTAGAATTGTACGAAAAAGGAACCAATACACTTATCTGAGTGTGTTGATTCCTTTCATATCAAATGGAATTAAATACTTTTAACACCAACATCATTCAATCTTACTTAGTTCCATAGATTCTATCTCCGGCATCTCCGAGACCCGGAAGAATATATCCATTTTCGTTTAGCTGTCTATCGACTGCACCAATGTAAATATCTATATCAGGGTGAGCTTTGCTAAGAGCCTCAACACCCTCAGGCGCAGCTATGAGGCAGAGGAAACGAATACTCTTTATTCCTCTTGCTTTGAGACGGTTGATTGCAGCTATTGCAGAACCACCCGTAGCAAGCATTGGATCGACTACAAAAATATCTCTTTCATCAGCATCCTTAGGAAGCTTGCAGAAATATTCCACAGGCTCTAAGGTTTCTTCGTTCCTATACATACCTATATGTCCTACTTTTGCGTTAGGTATGAGATTAAGAATACCATCAGCCATATGAAGTCCTGCACGAAGAATAGGTACAATACAAAGCTTCTTTCCTGCAATTTCCTTAGCTATTGTCTTCTCTAAAGGCGTCTCTATCAGCTTATCGGCAAGATGAAGATCTCTGGTTGCCTCGTAGCAAATGAGCATCGCTATTTCTGAAACTAAGTCACGGAATTCTTTAGTTGATGTATCCTTGACACGCATAATACCGATTTTATGCTGAATTAACGGGTGATCCATTACTATTACTTTTGACATGATATCCTCCTGAATATACTGGCTGAAATTTCCCAAACTACCTACTAAATTTTAATTCAATAAAGTAATAATTACAAGAGGATATAAGAAAATAAATTAAAAAGTGTATGTATTCTGCGAAGAGAGAGTTAATTTCTTAAGAAACTAAAGAAGAAGCTTCAAAATAAAAAATGATTCCCCGACAAGCGGGGAACCACTTAAGAAAGAACTAATATTACTTGTTGCCTGATGTGCTTGAGCTGCTTGTTGTAGCAGAAGTAGTGCTGCCTGTAGCAGAAGTAGTGCTTCCTGTAGAAGAAGTCTTGCTTCCTGTAGCAGAAGTATTTGCATTGCTTGTTGTTGAAGCGCTCTTATTTGCTGAAGCAGAAGTATTTGTAGTGCTTGTTGTTGTCTCTTTCTTTCCACATCCTGTAACAAGACCTGCTGTACCAACAGCAAGTACAAGAGCTGCAGCTAAAACTAATTTTGTCTTTTTCATTTTTTTAATCTCCTTTTTGTGTTTTTGTTATTTTCCTGTTTGAAAATTACAGTTATAATAAATAGCACTCTGAGAATAAAAAGTCAATAAAATAGATAAAAAATACACAGATTATTCACAAAATCCAATCAATAAAACTGTAATAAAAATAGCTGCCTGCAAGCATAAAACCTGCAGACAGCCTTCATAAGTCCATATCCCAACTATAATCAGTATAATTACTGTACAGGCTTAAGAGCTCCATCAATTTCAGCAAGAGCCTTAGCTCCACCCTCCACAGTAAAAATCTTGCTCTTATCGATTCCGGCTTCAATTAAGATACCGGTTGTCTTTTCAGCGCCTCTCTTACCTGAGTTACATACGATGTAGATGTTCTTTCCATCATTGAGCTTAGAAGTAGCGTACTCCTTCATAGCTGACTCAAGAGAAGTATCATCAAGAGGGAAGATTGGCTGCCACTCTGAACCTTCAACAGCACCCTTCTTGTAGTTCTCTTCTTCTCTTACATCAAGGATGTGGCTGTCTGTTACCTTTAATACATCAGCAGCAGGAATATACTGATATGCCACAGCAGAAGCAGTACTTGCAGTGGAAGTCTTAATTGTGCTATCGCTTTTGCTTCCACAACCTGTTATTGCACCTGTGGTACCAAGTGTAAGTGAAAGTGCAGCTACCAATGCGATAATCTTTGTTTTTTCCATTTTGAACTCCTTTACTCTCTTTTTCATTTACAAAATGTAACATGTACTTTTATCACGATAACTTAAATAAGTCAAATAGAAATGCGCAATAAAGAGGCATATTTATTATAAAAGCTTATAATCACAATAAGTTTTGATTATCATACCACTGTGAAATATATTCTTAAATATGAAGTGCTAAAAGTCATATATTGTACTCTTAAAAGTACAATATATGCGTATTTCAGGGCTTTTTATGTATTAAAAGATAAACATTATCAAAATTAGTTGACTTTAGATTGTGTGTAATCTATATTTAAGTCAAGAAGAAAAAACAACACTTAACAAAACTTATACACTAAGTGAAAGAGGTTAATGATGAGAGAAGAATGGAGCGGCTTTACACCGGGGATTTGGGAAAAAGAGATCAATGTTCGTGATTTCATTCAGAGAAACTATACCCCATATGAGGGAGACGATACCTTCCTTGTAGGACCTACTAAAAGAACCGAGGAATTGTGGGCTCAGGTAATGGATCTTACCCTTAAAGAGCGAGCTAAAGGCGGAGTGCTTGATATGGATACCAAGATTGTGTCTACAATCACTTCACACGGACCTGCATACCTTGATAAGGAGAAGGAAACTATAGTTGGTTTCCAGACAGATGTACCTTTCAAGCGTTCTCTTCAGGTAAACGGCGGTCTCAAAATGGCTATGAAAGCCTGTGAGAGTAACGGATACGAAGTTGATCCTCAGATAGTAGAGTTTTATTCCAAATATAGAAAGACACATAATGACGGTGTATTTGACGCATATACAGCTGAAATGAGAGCCTGCAGAAGCAGCCACATTATAACTGGTCTTCCTGATGCCTATGGAAGAGGCCGTATAATAGGAGATTACAGAAGAGTTGCTCTTTATGGTGTAGACAGACTTATCGAAGAGAAGAAGAAAGAAAAAGAGACAACAAGAACTACCATGTACTCCAATATCACAAGACTTCGTGAGGAGCTCTCAGAGCAGATTAAGGCTCTTAATGAGCTTAAGGAGCTTGGCAAAATCTACGGCTTTGATATATCAGGACCTGCTCGCGATACCAAAGAAGCTGTACAGTGGCTCTACCTTGCTTACCTCGCAGCAGTTAAAGAGCAAAACGGTGCAGCGATGAGTCTTGGTCGTACCTCTACCTTCCTCGATATCTATGCAGAAAGAGACCTTAAGGCAGGAAAATATACAGAAGAAGAGATTCAGGAATTTATCGATCACTTCGTAATGAAGCTTCGCTGCGTTAAATTTGCAAGAACTCCTGATTACAATGAAATCTTCTCAGGAGATCCTACTTGGGTAACAGAGTCAATTGCAGGTATGGGTATAGATGGAAGAACCATGGTTACAAAGATGAGTTTTAGATACCTTCATACTCTTTCAAACCTTGGTACCTCTCCTGAGCCAAACCTCACAGTGCTTTGGTCAGTAAGGCTCCCTGAGAACTTCAAGAGATTCTGTGCTAAGACCTCAATCCAGTCTTCATCCATTCAGTATGAGAATGATGATCTTATGAGGGTAACTCACGGAGATGACTATGCTATTGCTTGTTGCGTATCTTCTATGAGACTTGGCAAGGAAATGCAGTTCTTTGGAGCTAGAGCAAACCTTGCAAAGTGCCTCCTTTACGCTATAAACGGAGGAGCAGATGAGGTTAGTGGTAAGCAGGTTGGACCTAAGTTCCGTCCTATTACAGGTGATTACCTTGAGTTTGACGAGGTTTGGGAGAAGTTTAATGACATGATGGAATGGCTTGCAGGAGTATATGTAAACTCACTCAACATCATTCACTATATGCACGATAAATATTGCTATGAGAGAATCCAGATGGCTCTTCATGACAAAAATGTACATAGATGGTTTGCAACCGGTATTGCAGGACTTTCAGTTGTTGCGGATTCACTAT
It contains:
- the upp gene encoding uracil phosphoribosyltransferase, with the translated sequence MSKVIVMDHPLIQHKIGIMRVKDTSTKEFRDLVSEIAMLICYEATRDLHLADKLIETPLEKTIAKEIAGKKLCIVPILRAGLHMADGILNLIPNAKVGHIGMYRNEETLEPVEYFCKLPKDADERDIFVVDPMLATGGSAIAAINRLKARGIKSIRFLCLIAAPEGVEALSKAHPDIDIYIGAVDRQLNENGYILPGLGDAGDRIYGTK
- a CDS encoding rhodanese-like domain-containing protein gives rise to the protein MEKTKIIALVAALSLTLGTTGAITGCGSKSDSTIKTSTASTASAVAYQYIPAADVLKVTDSHILDVREEENYKKGAVEGSEWQPIFPLDDTSLESAMKEYATSKLNDGKNIYIVCNSGKRGAEKTTGILIEAGIDKSKIFTVEGGAKALAEIDGALKPVQ
- the pflB gene encoding formate C-acetyltransferase produces the protein MREEWSGFTPGIWEKEINVRDFIQRNYTPYEGDDTFLVGPTKRTEELWAQVMDLTLKERAKGGVLDMDTKIVSTITSHGPAYLDKEKETIVGFQTDVPFKRSLQVNGGLKMAMKACESNGYEVDPQIVEFYSKYRKTHNDGVFDAYTAEMRACRSSHIITGLPDAYGRGRIIGDYRRVALYGVDRLIEEKKKEKETTRTTMYSNITRLREELSEQIKALNELKELGKIYGFDISGPARDTKEAVQWLYLAYLAAVKEQNGAAMSLGRTSTFLDIYAERDLKAGKYTEEEIQEFIDHFVMKLRCVKFARTPDYNEIFSGDPTWVTESIAGMGIDGRTMVTKMSFRYLHTLSNLGTSPEPNLTVLWSVRLPENFKRFCAKTSIQSSSIQYENDDLMRVTHGDDYAIACCVSSMRLGKEMQFFGARANLAKCLLYAINGGADEVSGKQVGPKFRPITGDYLEFDEVWEKFNDMMEWLAGVYVNSLNIIHYMHDKYCYERIQMALHDKNVHRWFATGIAGLSVVADSLSAIKYAKVKVIRNEAGLAVDYEVEGDFPKYGNDDDRVDNIAYDVVDIFMGYIKRNHTYRDSVPTTSILTITSNVVYGRATGSTPDGRKKGEAFAPGANPMHRRDTHGAMASLSSVSKLPFKDAQDGISNTFSIIPDALGKGDKIFFGDSIEFDNKFACACDEPNVIVPEGE